In Oxobacter pfennigii, the genomic window GAGCTTAAAGAGCTTTACGATATGGTTATGGATTTTAAAAGCTATGATGAATTAATGGATAAGTTCTACACCCGGCAGGATAACGAAAATTCAGTCGACTTTACCATAATTGAGAAGGATTCCAAGAAGCCTGTGGGGCGCTGCTTGCTGACAGATATCGATTACATAAATAAAAAGTGTACATGTTCTGTATTCATAGGGGATAAAGAGAGCAGAGATAAGGATTATGGAGCTGAGGCCATGAGCCTGTTATTAAAGTTTGCCTTTGAAGACCTCAATGTAAACAGGGTAGGGCTTTGGGTATTTGATTATAACAAAAGAGCAATAAAAACCTATAAAAGCTGCGGCATGAAAGTGGAAGGAATAATGAGGGAAGGCGTTTATAGGAACGGAAAATATCATGACGTATATCACATGGGGATATTACGGAGTGAATACGAAGAGTTAGCTAAAGGAGGAAGTGATGAATGCTTAGAGGAGAGTATGTAATTCTGCGTGTACCAGAATTAGATGACGCAGATATTATCACTTCATGGCATAACGATAGAGAAGTTACAAAATATCTTGCCGAGAATATATATTCTGTATCAAAAACAGCCCTTCAAGGTTTAATAAAGCAGATATATTCAGAAAAAAACGCCAAGCATTTTTTAATTGAAACAGAAGATGAGATACCCATAGGCTTAGGCTCATTGAATGATATAGACTGGATAAACGGTACTGCTGAAATAAGAGTGGTATTATATGCAAAAAATTGCTGGGGCAGAGGCTATGGCTATGATTGTGTTAAAACCCTTACTGAATATGCTATGTATGAGCTGAATCTTAACACTATATACGTAAAATTAATCGAAGAAAATGAAAGGGCCATAAAATGCTTTCAAAAAGCCGGATATGAAGCCGAAGGCAAGCTCATGAAAAGGGTTATAAAAGAAAATAAATATAAAAATATTATATCCATGAGCATTTACAAAAAGGGCAATAATGAATAATAGATATATTCAAAGGGGGAAAGACCTCCTTTTTATTTTATAAGTGGCAGGTGAGAGATATACGTATTTTACATATAATTTCAGGAAATGACGGCGGCGGGGCAAAAACCCATTTGCTTAATCTCTGCTTAAATTCAGGCAGCTTGTTTAATAACATTATAGGCTGTATCAATGAAGGTGTATTATACCATGAAGCCTTGGAAAAGGGTATAGAAACGGTATTGTTTCACCAAAAATCAAGGTTTGATTTGAGCATTTCTAAAAATATAAAAAATTATATATTAAAAAATAAAATTGACATAGTGAATTTTCATGGAGCTAATCCCAATTTTATATATGTATTTTTAAAGGCAGATATTAAGACTCCCTGTGTCACTACCATTCACAGCGATTACAGATATGATTTTATAAACAATAAACTGAAGTATTTATTATTTACGCCTTTAAATTCATATGCCATAAAGAGCTTTAAAAGTCACATATGCGTATCTGAAAAGATAAAGGAGCTTTTAGAAAAAAAAGGCATGGAAAGTAAAAAATATGTGGTAAACAACGGAATAAATTCTGATGTGCAAATTATTGAAAGCCCTGATGAAATACGGAAAAACTATAAAATAAAAATGGATTCCTTTGTATATACAATGGTAGCCAGGATGCACCCCATAAAAAATCACATTAATTTAATCAAGGCTTTTGAAAAATTATCAGAGGAATTAAAGGATGTGTATTTGCTTTTGGTTGGAGACGGGGAAATGAAAAGTACTTTGAAAAGTACAGCAGCAGCGCTTGGTCTGGATGGCAAGGTAATTTTTACAGGAAGAAAAGAAAATGCCATAGATTATATAAATGCAGGGGATATAAATATTTTAACCTCTTTTAACGAAACCTTTTCCCTGGTCGTTCTTGAAGGAGCAATTGTAAACAAAGCAGTAATATGCTCCGATGTGGGAGATATTAAAAAACTAGTGAATAAAGAAAATGGATTTATAGTTAATCCAAATGATATAGATGATATATATGAGAAAATGAAGCTTGGCTTTATGAATAAAGAAAACCTTCCTTCCATGGGAAAAAAGCTCCATGATGCTGTAATTGAAAATTACAGTATGGATAAATTCTGCCAGAGGTATTTTGACTCCTACAAAAGCATAATCGAAGGTGAAACAAATGGTTAACATACTAGGATTTGATATATACAATTGCAGCAAAAATGAATATGTAGATGAGCTTATGAAGAGGCTTTCTAGAGGTGAAAGAGCAATTATAATATCAGGAAACCCGGAGGTATTATATAACGCCAAAAGCAACAGCGATGTTTTAGGCCTTTGCAATGAAGCTGATATAATCCCCGATGGAATAGGGGTGCTTATAGCCGCCAAATTAACGGGACAGAAAATAACCGAGAAAATAGCAGGAATCGATGTCATGGAAGATATAATGAAAGCTTCGGAAAAACATGGTATGAGCTTTTATTTCTTGGGAGCGGAGGACTGGGTGGTAAAGAAAGCAGCAAAATTGAGCAGTGAAAAATATAATGTTAATGTAAAAGGATTTCATAACGGATATTTTGATATAAATAATTGTCAGTATATTATTGATGATATAAATAAAAGCGGCAGCAACGTGCTTTTAGCTGCCATGGGAGCTCCCAGGCAGGAAATATTCATATCAAAGTATAAAAATGCATTGAACTGCAGTTTGTTAATGGGAGTGGGCGGAAGCTTTGATGTACTGGCAGGCAAAGTAAACAGGGCTCCTCAGTGGATGATAAAGCTGGGGTTGGAGTGGCTGTACAGGGTTTCTTGTGAGCCCTGGAGGATAAAAAGGCTTATAAGTATACCGAAATTTCTTCTGAGAGTATTGTTTTCACAGAAATAAATAATGTTGAACTAATAAATTAACAAATAATTGACGGTATTTTATTGTTAAAAATTGTTTGATAATTTCAAACATTTTGATAAAATAGTATATAAAAGAGTGAATAGTATAAATATGCAGGAGTGAAGTATATGATAAAAAATTTTGACCAGATGATGGAATTGGCCAAAGCATCAAAAAAGATGAAACTGGCAGTAGCGGCAGCTCAGGATTCAGAAGTAATGATAGCTGTGGAAAACGCCAGAAAGCTTAATCTTATAGATGGTATTTTGGTCGGAGACAGCGATAAAATTACTGCCATTGCATCGGAGTGCGGCATTGATTTAGGAAATTATGAAGTAATCGATGTCAAAAAGGATGCTGAAGCAGCAAAAACTGCCGTAAGCCAGGTTTCCTTAGGCAAGGCAGATTTTTTAATGAAGGGGATAATTGGTACTGCAGACCTTTTAAGGGCGGTGCTGGATAAAGAAGTTGGATTAAGAACCAATAATTTATTGAGCCATGTCATGGTTTACAGCATCCCGTCATATCACAAGCTGCTTTTATTAACCGACGGCGGCATGGTCACTTATCCTGATTTGAATCAAAAGGTACAGATTATACAAAACTCCGTAAAGGTTGCAAAAGCGCTTAATATTGAACCTGTAAGAGTTGCTCCTCTTTGCGCGGTGGAAGTGGTCAACCCGGATATGCCGTCGACGGTTGATGCGGCGGTACTGTCAAAAATGAACCAAAGAGGACAGATAAAGGATTGTATCATAGACGGCCCTCTTGCATTGGACAATGCCATAAGCCTGGAGGCAGCAAAGCATAAAGGACTGACAAGCCCTATTGCAGGTGAAACGGATGTATTGCTTGTGCCCAACATTGAGGCAGGGAATCTTCTAGGAAAATCTCTGACCTATTTTGCAAATGCCAAATGTGCCGGAGTAATAATGGGGGCCAAATGCCCCATCGTACTGGTATCCAGAGCCGATTCACATGAATCTAAGCTATATTCGGTAGCTCTCGGCAGTATCGCAGCAAGCCATAAATAATATTTTAGTTTTATTGAGGAGGATATTTTAATGAAGAAGATGCTTTCCGGCAATGAAGCAATTGCCCGTGGTGCGTGGGAAGCCGGATGTACGGTTGCGGCAGCATATCCCGGTACTCCCAGTACAGAGATTTTAGAAAACATTACTAAATATGATGGAAT contains:
- a CDS encoding GNAT family N-acetyltransferase → MLRGEYVILRVPELDDADIITSWHNDREVTKYLAENIYSVSKTALQGLIKQIYSEKNAKHFLIETEDEIPIGLGSLNDIDWINGTAEIRVVLYAKNCWGRGYGYDCVKTLTEYAMYELNLNTIYVKLIEENERAIKCFQKAGYEAEGKLMKRVIKENKYKNIISMSIYKKGNNE
- a CDS encoding WecB/TagA/CpsF family glycosyltransferase; its protein translation is MVNILGFDIYNCSKNEYVDELMKRLSRGERAIIISGNPEVLYNAKSNSDVLGLCNEADIIPDGIGVLIAAKLTGQKITEKIAGIDVMEDIMKASEKHGMSFYFLGAEDWVVKKAAKLSSEKYNVNVKGFHNGYFDINNCQYIIDDINKSGSNVLLAAMGAPRQEIFISKYKNALNCSLLMGVGGSFDVLAGKVNRAPQWMIKLGLEWLYRVSCEPWRIKRLISIPKFLLRVLFSQK
- a CDS encoding phosphate butyryltransferase is translated as MIKNFDQMMELAKASKKMKLAVAAAQDSEVMIAVENARKLNLIDGILVGDSDKITAIASECGIDLGNYEVIDVKKDAEAAKTAVSQVSLGKADFLMKGIIGTADLLRAVLDKEVGLRTNNLLSHVMVYSIPSYHKLLLLTDGGMVTYPDLNQKVQIIQNSVKVAKALNIEPVRVAPLCAVEVVNPDMPSTVDAAVLSKMNQRGQIKDCIIDGPLALDNAISLEAAKHKGLTSPIAGETDVLLVPNIEAGNLLGKSLTYFANAKCAGVIMGAKCPIVLVSRADSHESKLYSVALGSIAASHK
- a CDS encoding GNAT family N-acetyltransferase; this encodes MIVGSKVYIRRMEKEDIAAIHKWSNDVELKELYDMVMDFKSYDELMDKFYTRQDNENSVDFTIIEKDSKKPVGRCLLTDIDYINKKCTCSVFIGDKESRDKDYGAEAMSLLLKFAFEDLNVNRVGLWVFDYNKRAIKTYKSCGMKVEGIMREGVYRNGKYHDVYHMGILRSEYEELAKGGSDECLEESM
- a CDS encoding glycosyltransferase, coding for MRDIRILHIISGNDGGGAKTHLLNLCLNSGSLFNNIIGCINEGVLYHEALEKGIETVLFHQKSRFDLSISKNIKNYILKNKIDIVNFHGANPNFIYVFLKADIKTPCVTTIHSDYRYDFINNKLKYLLFTPLNSYAIKSFKSHICVSEKIKELLEKKGMESKKYVVNNGINSDVQIIESPDEIRKNYKIKMDSFVYTMVARMHPIKNHINLIKAFEKLSEELKDVYLLLVGDGEMKSTLKSTAAALGLDGKVIFTGRKENAIDYINAGDINILTSFNETFSLVVLEGAIVNKAVICSDVGDIKKLVNKENGFIVNPNDIDDIYEKMKLGFMNKENLPSMGKKLHDAVIENYSMDKFCQRYFDSYKSIIEGETNG